The genomic window ACCGAGAAGCTCGAAGGCCAGCTGCTCCCCAAGAAGCTCGCCCTCCCCATCTTCGCGAGCGACCCGCTCTCCTCCGTGGCGTACGCGCCGCAGGAGCTGGTCATGATCCTCCTCGTCGGCGGGCTCGCCTTCCTCAGCTTCGCACCGTGGGTCGCGCTCGCGGTCGTCGTCCTGCTCGTGACCGTGGTGATGAGCTACCGCCAGCTCATCCGCGCCTACCCCTCCGGCGGCGGCGACTACGAGGTGGCGCACCGCAACCTCGGCGAGAAGGCCGGGCTCGTCGTCGCGTCGGCCCTGCTCGTCGACTACGTCATGACCGTCGTCGTCTCGGTCGCGTCGGGAGTGGACAACATCATCTCGGCGCTGCCCGAACTGGCGCCGTTCCGCGTCGAGCTCGCGGTCGTGTTCGTCATCATCCTCGCGGCGGTGAACCTGCGAGGCGTCAGCGAGTCCTCGAAGGCCTTCGCGGTGCCGACCTACCTCTTCATCGGCAGCGTCTTCGTGATGATCGTGGTCGGCCTCGTTCGCACCGCGCTCGGCGACGCGCCGGTCGCCGAGTCGGCGCAGTACGCCGTCGAGGCCGAGGAGCTCACGCAAGTCGCCGTCATCCTGCTCCTGCTGCGCTCCTTCGCGAGCGGATGCTCGGCGCTCACGGGCGTCGAGGCCATCTCGAACGGCGTGCCCGCCTTCCGCGCGCCGAAGATCCGCAACGCCCAGCGCACGCTCGTGGCGATGGGGGCCATCGCGATCACGCTCTTCGCGGGCCTCACCGCGCTCGCGCTCATCTCGAACGTGCACTACGCCGAGGACCCGTGCCACCTCATCGGCTGGGAGGCCTGTGCGACCGAGCCGCAGCTGAGCCTCATGGCGCAGGTCGCCGCGGCGACGTTCGGCGGGGACAGCGTGTTCTTCTACGTGATCCAGGCCGCGACCGCGCTGGTCCTGCTGCTCGCGGCCAACACCGCGTTCAACGGCTTCCCGCTCCTCGGCTCGGTGCTCGCGCGCGACAACTACGCGCCGAAGTCGCTCTCGACGCGCGGGGACCGCCTGATCTTCTCGAACGGCGTGCTCATCCTCTCCCTCGCCGCGACCGTGATCCTCGTGGTCTTCCAGGCGAACCTCACCGTGCTGATCCAGCTCTACATCATCGGCGTGTTCGTCTCGTTCACGCTCGGCCAGACGGGGATGGTGCGGCATTGGCTCCGCGAGCTGTCGCGCCTGCGTCATCCGTCGGGATCGAAGCGCCCGGGCGGGCGCGCCGCAATGGATGCCGAGACCGGAGCGAAGCCGCTGAGCGCCGGCGCGATGCGCCGCGCGCTCGTGATCAACGCCGTCGGGGCCGTCATGACCGCGGTCGTGCTGGTCGTCGTGACCGTCACGAAGTTCACGCACGGCGCGTGGATCGTGTTCGTGCTCATGCCGATCCTCTTCCTGCTCATGATGGGCGTCCACCGCTACTACCGCGACGTCGAGAAGGAGATCGAGCCCGACGCGACGACGACGTTCGGTTCGGAGGGCGACCACGCGATCGTGCTCGTCGGGCGCATGCAGAAGCCCGTGCTCAAGGCGCTCGACTACGCGATCGCGGCCAAGCACGATTCGCTCGAGGCCGTGCACGTCTCGCTCGACGAGGCCCAGACCAAGCAGCTCAAGAAGGACTGGGTCAGGCAGAACATCCACGTCAAGCTGCGGATCCTCTCGTCGCCCTACCGCGACCTGAGCTACCCGCTCATCCAGTACATCAAGCAGCACCGCGAGGAGCACGGCTCCGAGGTCATCACGGTGTACCTGCCCCAGTACATCGTCGGGCACTGGTGGGAGAGCCTGCTGCACAACCACAAGGCCCGGCGCATCCGCCAGAAGCTCATGCTCGTGCACGGCGTGACCGTCTCGCTCGTGCCGTGGCTGCTCGACTCGAGCGACCTCGTCTACGGCCGGCGGTCGCGACCGCTGCCCGGCCAGGACCGTCGCGGCGAACCGGTGCGCCCGGTACCGCGGCGGCCGCACCAGGACGCCGTGGGCGCGCGCCGGCGCTGACGCGGACGGCCCGGCGCCGGGCGGCCCGGTCGACGGAGCGCGCTCAGATCATCGCCATGATCTGGCGCGCGATCATCCGACCGGCGCGACTCGCCCCGATCGTGGAGGCCTGCGGTCCGTAGCCCGCGAGGAAGACCCGCGGGTCCTGCCACGCCGCACCCTGCCCGACCGCGATGCCGCCGGCCTTCTCGCGCAGTCGCAACGGGGCGAGATGCCGCAGCTCGGGCCGGAAGCCGGTCGCCCAGATGATCGCGTCGGCGCGAGCGGACGAGCCGTCGTTCCAGACGACGCGGTCGGCCTCGATGCGGTCGAACATCGGCCGCGCGTGGAGCAGCCCGCGCTCGATGCCGGCCGCGATGCGACGGCTCTTCGGCACGCCGGTGCCGCTCACGATCGAGGGCAGCGCGCGGCCGGCGCGCGCCGCCTCGTCCTGCCGCGACACCGCGGCCGAGGCGCCCTCGAGGTCGAGCTCCTGCCGGTCGAGCCAGTCGATCGGACGGCGCGAGACCCAGGTGAGGCCCGCCGCGACGGGCTCGAGCTCGAGCATGAACCCGATGGCCGACGTGCCGCCGCCCACGACGACGACGTGCTGGTCGCGGAAGTCCTCGGCGGAGACGAAGTCGGAGGTGTGCAGGTGGCGCCCGCGGAACTCGCTCATCCCGGGGTAGTACGGCACGAACGGCGAGCCCCACGTGCCGGTGGCGTTCACGAGGAACTGGGTGCGCAGCTCGCCGCGCGGCGCCGAGGGCGTCTCGGGCTCCTGGAAGGTCCGCCGCCGACGCGCGAAGAACCCGCGGGTCCGCAGCTCCTCGATCGGCTGCGGGCTGAGGTCCTCGTACTCGATGCGCAGGTCGACGCCGTCGTTCGAGACGCGCCGCACGTTGACGGGTCGGCGCACCCGCAGGTCGTAGTGCTCCTCGAACCGCCCGTAGTAGTCGGCGACGACCTCCTTGGCGGGAAGCGCGCGCTCGGCGGTCTCGAAGCTGAGGCCGAGCTCCCCCATGCCCGGCAGGTCGTTCACGCGATGCGCCGTGCCGAGGCGCAGCGACGACCAACGATGCTGCCACGCGCCACCCGGTCCGGGGGCGCGGTCGAGCATGACGAAGTCCTCGTCGGCGACGAGTTCGAAGCGCCGCAGGTAATAGGCGACGGACAGCCCCGCCTGTCCGGCGCCGATCACCGCGACCTTCACGCGGTCGGGGATCGGATCCACCCGTCTATCCCACCATGTCCGGAGGGGTCGCGTCGGCCGATCTGCGCCCTCCACAGCGCCTGCGCGGCAGCAGAGTCGAACCCATGGCGGTGGTAAACTACCAGCCGGGATTGTTCATATCAGAAAGAGCCGGGTGACGACCATCCCACCCGGCCAGACGTCGTAAGGGGGTCACGCATGGGGCGCGGCCGTCAGAAAGCCAAGCACACCAAGGTCGCGCGGGAGCTGAAGTACTTCAGCCCCGCGACCGACTACAGCGCGCTCGAGCGCGAGCTCACGGCTTCGCACCACGACCACGACGACGAGATGTCGAAGTGGGCCGAGTACGCCGACGACGAGTCCTACGTGCCCGACGACGGCAGCCACCGCTCCTGAGGCCCCCGGGCTCCGCGGCGAACCCCGAACGCGCCGCGATCAGCCCATCGACGCCGCCACGGCCAGCGCGTCCGCGCGCGCCGAGGTCGGCCAGAGCGCATCGCCCTTGTGGATGCGCAGGCTGACGATGCCGTGCAGCGCCGCCCAGGCGCGCATGGCGGTCGTCGTGGCATCCGCTTCGGAGCTGCCGTGCGCCTGCCGCAGGGCCGCGACCGCGGCGTCGATCACGATCCACCCCGGCTCGCTCGGCCCGACCGGGTTGCCGAGCCGATCGGCGCTCTCGAAGAGCAACTGGTACGCGCCGGGATTCGCGAGCCCCCACTCGACGTAGCCCGTGGCGATGTCGGCGAGCGAGACGGAGGGCACCGCCCCGCCGTCCGCCGCCTCGAGCCCGAGCACGGCCGCCACGAGCCGCCGGCTCTGCAGCTGCACGACGGCGGCGATGAGCTCCTGGGCCGACGCGAAGTGCAGGTAGACCGCGGATGGCGAGACGCCGGCGAGGCGGGCGACCTCGCGCAGCGACAGCGGGGGCGCCGACCGGGGCTCGACGAGCAGTGACTCGGCGGCCTCCAGCAGCGCGGTGCGCAGGTGCTCGCCTTCGCCGCGCGCCGAGCGCGGGCGTCGGGTCTCGCCGGGAAGTGCCATGGAACTCCTTGACTCGCGTCGCGGCTTGCTGTACACCTGTCAACATAGCAAAGTGCACAGGTGTTCACCTAGGAGGATCGCCATGACCCATGCCCCTCGACTCGCCCTCGTGACCGGCGCCAGCTCCGGACTCGGCGAGCTCATCGCCGAGCGGCTCGCCGAGCGCGGCGCCGACCTCGTGCTCGTCGCCCGCCGGCGCGACCGGCTCGACGCGCTCGCCGCCCGGCTGGCGGAGCGTCACGGCACGCGCAGCACGGTCATCGAGGCCGACCTCGCCCGGCCCGGTGCCGCCGCCGAGGTCTGGTCGCGACTCGAGGGCGCGACCCCCGACACGCTCGTGAACGCGGCGGGCTTCGCCACGCACGGCGCGTTCGCCGCGGAGCACCCCGACCGGATCCGCGACGAGGTCACGGTCAACGTGACCGCCCTGGTCGAGCTCACGCGCGCGGCGCTGCCGGCGATGCTCGCCGACGGCCACGGGGCGATCGTGAACATCGCGAGCACCGCGTCGTTCCAGCCCGTGCCCGGGATGGCGGTCTACGCCGCCACGAAGACGTTCGTGCGCGAGCTCACCGAGGCGATCGCCCACGAGGTGCGCGGCTCGGGCGTGAAGGTCATCGCGCTCTGCCCCGGTGCGACCCGGACCGAGTTCTTCGACGTGGTCGGCAATCCTGAGGCGGCTGTCGGCACGCCCGCCGAGCCCGCCGAGGTCGTCGATGCGCTGCTGCGCGCGCTCGACCGCGACCGCACGCCGAGCGTGCTGGTCACGGGGTTCGCGAACCGCCTCGGGGCCGCGCTCGCCCGGCTCGCGCCCAACCGGCTGCTCATGCCGATCGCGGCCCGGGCCGTCAGCTACGAGCCCGGATCGGCGACGGCGACGGCGCTGGCCGGTCGCCGCTGACCTCCGACCCGCGCACCATCCGCCGCAGGCCGAGTCCGGTCAGCAGCGCGACCGTGGCCGCCATCAGCACGCCGCCGACCGCGAACGACGCGAACACGAGCCACACCGGACTCGACTCGTCGATGAAGGGCGACGGCAGGAACGTGAACACGATGCCGACCAGCCACGCGCCCATGTTGAGCGGCACCCAGCGCCAAGCCCGCGGCACGCGCGCCTGCGCGAGCACGGGCCACTGCAGGAGCGGGATCGTCGCGAGCAGCGCGAGTCCGGCGCACGCTGCGACCGCCCAGGCCGCCGGCGAGGCCCAGTCGATCTCGACGCCCAGGTCGGCGAACGTCGGCAGGAGCATCCCGATCGACCAGGCGGCGGATGCCGCGACGGCCGTCGCGGCGACCCAGCGACCCACGGGCACCTCAGCGGCGGACCCGCGCAGGCCGAGCGACTGGCCGAGGCCGAGCAGGGCTCCCTCCCCCGCGCCGAAGATCACCAGCAGCGCCCACGTCGCCCACGCCTCGAGGCCGAGCGTCGCGGCGAGCGCGAACCCCGTCACCGGCACGAGGAAGCCGAGACTCTCGCCGAGCACGGTGAAACCGACCCAGCGCCCGAGGCGCGGCGCCTCCCTCGCCTGGTCCATCACCCCACCGTACGGTCGATCACCGAGGCGCGGCGGAGTCCAACGTCCCGTCCCGAGACTCCCGGGCCGCTTCCTCAGAGTGCCGCGCCGCGCGGCGAGAGCGAGCTCCAGGCGAGCAGGGCGAGCACCACTCGCGCGGCACCCAGGACCCACGGGATCGGCAGGTCGAACCCGATCCAGAACACCGCCTCGGCCGGCAGGAGCGCGAGGTTGAGGACGGCGCCGGCGCGGAACCCCTGCCAGAGGAGCCAGCCGGAGAAGGCGACGGCCGCGGCGACGAGGAGGAATCCCATGAGCAGCGCCGCGAACGCCCCGGGCTCGTAGCGAGCCGACCACCGGCCGCCGTACATCTCGAACATCCCGAAGAAGGTCGGCAGCCGCCCGGCAGTCCGCAAGTGGTACACGGCGATCGGAATGGTGGGGAGCCCGAAACCAGCAGCGTAGGCCCACGTGACGATCGCGTCGACTCGCGCCAGGTTCATGCCGCCCCGATTCCATCGCCCCTCGGCGTACGGGGGATGCTACTCCTCGGCGGGTGCGGCCGCGGCGCGCCAGCGTGCGGCCTCGTCGGCGAACCGCTCGAGCTCGGCGAGGGTTCCCTCGACCGTGATCGCGCGGAGCACGACCTCGTCGACGACGTCGTAGGCGGCGAGCGTCGCACCGCGGTCGATCGTCGCGTCGATCGGGCTCACGCCGAGGCGCGCGAAGTTCGCCGCGTACGACGAGTAGGAGCCGTACCGGTCGGCCTCGCGCTGCAGCGCCGCGCGGGCGGCGCCGTCGACGATCGTGCGCACGTAGAGCACGCCGCGCACCGACCCGGCGCGATCGCCGGCGTCGCGGTGCAGGTCCTCCATCGCATGCTGCGCGGCCGTCGGCGTGAGCCAGTTGAGCAGGACCGCGTCGGCCTTGCGAGCGGCGAGCCGGCGCATCCGCGGACCGAGCGCCCCCACCGCGAGCGCGGCGGTCGTGCGGGCGCGCAGGTCGGCGAGTCCGGCGGAGACGAGCTCGAGCGGATGGCGCGCCCCGCCCGACCCGATGCCGATCGTCGTGCGCCCGGCGGGCAGCCCGGAGAGGTCGAGCTTCTCGACGGGGCGCCGGTCGAGCGGGATCACCCCGGTCGCGAGCCCGAGGCGATCGGTGACCTCGGCGACCACCCGCAGGCCCGCAAGGGAGTCGCCGCCGGGCACGTCGTTCAGCCAGAGGCGGTCGAACCCGAGTCGCTCGAGGCGCGGTGCGAGGGCGCGGAGGGTCGCGTGGTCGGTCGTGCCGGGCAGTCCGATCGAGAGCGCGGCGCGCATGGTCAGCTCGCGTAGGACCCGACGAGGCGCACGGCGCCGCCGTCGACGCCCTTCGCGCCCTGCTCGAAGCCGGTGAGGTCGCGCTCGGCGGTCGAGACGGTGCCGACCTGCCACGCAGGCAGGCCGAGCGCGCCGAGCTCGGCGACGACGGAGGCCGCCGACGCGGGGTCGACCACGGCGAAGAAGCCGATGCCGAGGTTCCAGGTGCCCTCCGTCGACTCGATCGTCGTGCCGGCGAGGTCGTTGAGCACGCGGAACACGGGCTGCGGCGACCACGTGGCGCGGTCGACCTCGACCCACGAGCCGCGCGGCAGCACGCGCGCGAGGTTGGCGGCGATCCCGCCGCCCGTGACGTGGGAGAGCGAGTGCACGGCGCCGCCGAGCGTCTCGTGGCCGAGGAGCTGCACGAGCGGGCCCGAGTAGAGGCGCGTCGGCTCGAGGAGCGCCTCGCCCCACGTCGTGCCGAGGTCGGCCGCGGCATCCGTGTACCGCAGGTTCGCGTTCGACAGGATGTGCCGCACGAGCGAGAACCCGTTGGAGTGCAGGCCGCTCGACTCGATCGCGATGACGACATCGCCGTCGACGACCCGCTCGGCGCCGAGCGCTCGGTCGGCCTCGACGACGCCGACGGCGGCGCCCGCGACGTCGTAGTCGTCGACGCCCATGAGCCCCGGGTGCTCGGCGGTCTCGCCGCCGACGAGGGCCGTTCCGGTCTCGGCGCACGCGCGCGCGATGCCCGTGACGATCGCCGCGATGCGCGCGGGCACGACCTTGCCGCACGCGATGTAGTCGGTCATGAAGAGCGGCGTCGCGCCGACCACGACGATGTCGTCGACGACCATGCCGACCAGGTCCTGGCCGATCGTGTCGTGCACGTCGAGCGCCTGCGCGATCGCGATCTTGGTGCCGACGCCGTCGGTCGAGGTCGCGAGGAGCGGGCGGCGGTAGTCCTTCGCGAACGAGAGGTCGTAGAGGCCCGCGAACCCGCCGACCCCGCCGAGCACGTTGGGCCCGTGCGTCTTGGCGACCGCATCCTTCATGAGTTCGACGGCGAGGTCGCCGGCGGCGGTGTCGACTCCGGCCGCGGCGTAGGACGAGTTCGCGCTCACCCGACAAGGGTACCGGTGCGGGCGCGCGCCTCCGGGCCCGGTGACGGAGGGCGGCGATAGAATCCGACCATGCACGCGGGGGGCACGCCGTCGTGGGTGATTCGCGAGAACGCGAGCACCGCGGTGCTGCTCGCCCTCTACCTGCGCGAGGTGCTCGGCATCGCGTCGCCCACCGAACTCCCGCGACTGCGGGATGTGGGGCGCGTCGGCCCCGATGGCCCGCGCGACGTCGACGCGCACGACGCGCTCGAGAAGCAGTGGCGCGAGTGGTGGGCCATGACGGTCGAGCCCGAGACGCACCCGTCCTCCGTTCCGCTCGAGCTCGTCGACGAGTACGGCACCGCGGTCGCGCTGCCGGTCTCGGGTGCCGAGGCGCTCGCCGCCGCCATCCGGCCGCACGCCGAGGCGGCACTGGCCTGGGCCGAGTGGGCGCACGAGCGGTACCGCAGCGCGTCCGCCGCGAGGTCGGGCGACAGCTACCGCGCGTACGCGGGCAGCATCGCCGAGCACGAGCGCGAGGTCGGGCGGCGGGCGCACTCGTTCGAACTCAACGTCGAGGTGCTGCCGCTCGCCGCGTCGGGCGTCTGGTGGATCGGCGCGAAGACGGTCGCGGTGACCGACTCGCTGCGGGCGGATGCCGCGGCCTTCGACGATGCGATCCATCCGATCATCGCCGAGCTCGCCTGAGGGCGCGTGGCAGACTCGACCGCATGAGCATCTGGTTCGGCGAGCCCTCCCTCGAGTGGGCGAACTCCCGCAGCGAGCACGCGATGATCCGCACCCTCGGCATCGAGATGACCGAGCTGACGGATGACTCGCTGAAGGGCCGGATGCCCGTCGACCACCGCACCCGCCAGCCCGCCGGGGTGCTCCACGGCGGTGCCTCGGTCGCGCTCGCCGAGACGCTCGCGAGCTGGGGCGCCTCGTTCACGGTCGACCCCGAGCAGTTCTACTGCGTGGGCATGGAGATCAACGCGAACCACGTGCGTCCGATCGCGGACGGATGGGTCTACGGCGAGGCGCGCCCGATCACGCGAGGCCGCACGACGCAGGTGTGGGACATCCGCATCACCGACGAACAGGGCCGCCTCGTGTGCGTCTCGCGCTGCACGATGGCCGTGCTCGCGACGCCCTCGCAGTACTGACCGCGTCCCCCGCCTCAGGCGGGCGAGGCCCAGTCGGACGGCACGACGAAGCACCACTCGGCGAGCACCGTGAACGCCGCCGCCTGCAGCCGCCCCTGGTCGAGGCGGCGCCCGGGATCGAGGTCGACCACGATCACGCGATGCTCCGCGAGGTGGCCGTAGCGGCGCGGGTCGACCGCGAACCGGGGATTGCGCGCGCCGTACTCGGAGAACGCCGCTTCGACCTCATCGCGATGGTGCTCGAGGAGCTCGGCGGGCGAGAGTGCGGCCTCGACGCGTGGCGACATGCGCGCGGCGCCGATGCGGGAGCGCTCCACGCGTTCGGCGGGGGTCGTCGCGTGCTCCCCGGCCCGGCGACGCAGCTCGTGCCTGGTGCTCGCCAGGGCCAGCCGCTGGGCGGACTCGTCGAGCCCCTCGTCGAGCAGGCGCTCGCGCCACCCGGATCGCGAGCGGAATCGCATGTCCGGCGATCGAACCGGTGCCGGTGGAGGAGGAGTCAGCCTCGGCCGGGAGCCGGCGGATATCGTGGACGCGTGAAGCCGTTCGTCCTCCTCGCCACGCGGGCCGAGGACGTGCCCGCCGACGAGGAGTACGCGCTGTTCCTCCGCGGCACGGGCCTCGACGAGCGCGACCTCATCCGGATCCGGCTCGAGGCCGGACCCATGCCGGCGCTCGACCTCGACGCGCTGTCGGGCATCTTCGTCGGCGGCGGGCCGTTCAACGCCTCCGATCCACCCGAGCGGAAGTCGGCGGTGCAGCACCGGGTCGAGGCCGAGTTCGCGACCCTGCTCGACGAGGTGGTGGCGCGGGACTTCCCGTTCCTCGGCGCCTGCTACGGGGTCGGCACGGTCGGCGCCCACCAGGGCGCGGTGATCGACCGCACGTACGGCGAGCCCATCAGCGTCGTGCCCGTGACCCTGACCGACGACGGCGCGGCCGACCCGCTGCTCGCCGGGCTGCCGCGCACGTTCAACGCCTTCGTCGGCCACAAGGAGGCGATCAGCGGACTGCCGGGCTCGGCGACGCTCCTCGGCTCGTCACCCGGATGCCCCGTGCAGGCCTTCCGCGTCGGCTCGAACGTGTATGCCACGCAGTTCCATCCGGAGCTCGACCTCGAGGGCATCATCGTGCGCATCCACGCGTACGCGTCGCACGGCTACTTCGCGCCCGACGAGCTCGAGCTCACCCTCGCCGCGGTGCGCCGGGCCACGGTCTCGGAGCCGAGCCGGATGCTGCGCAGCTTCGTCGAGCTCCACGCGCGGTAGTCACCTGGCGCCGATCCGCACGGCGGGTCAGGCGATCGTCCCCACCGGCGCCCAGCCCAGCCGACGCTGCACCGCCGTGAGTCCCCGCGACGGAACCCCGGCATCGCCGACGCCGAAGATCTCGACCGCGAGCTCGACGAGGCCGCGAGCGCATGGCTCGACCGGGCTCGCGAGCAGCGCCTCGATCCGCGCCGCGACCGACGGATACGCCGAGTCGAATCGTCGCGTCGGGTCGAGCGAGTCGAGCCGGGCGCCGTGCTCGGGCGCCACGCGCGCAGCCACCGCCCGGGTGAGCGCCTCGACCGCGGCACCGCGCACGAGCGTGCTCGCGCTCAGTCGTTCGCCGCGCCGCGCACGGCCCACGCCGATGAGCGCCAGTGCGAGCACCAGTCCGAGGTCCCGGTCGGGGTCCGGCGGCACGGGAGCGGGTCTCGCCGCGAGCGTCGCCATCGTCTCGGCGACGCCGCCGCGATCGATGCGGACGTCGTACGCGTTCGCCGCCCACCCCTCGAGCTCGCCGAGGCTCGCGACGCCGTACTCCACGACGTGGCCGTCGTCGTAGACGACCTTCCCACCGCCGTGGTGCTCGCGCACCTCGACGGCGATCCGCTCCGGGTCCGGGAGCCAGGTCGCGGCCGGCCGAAACTCGTCCTGGCGGCCGTCGCGCGCGATGAGCGCGAGATCGTGGTCGGACCACTCGTCCACGCGATCGCGTTCGGCCGTCGATCCCATGCCCACGAGCCCGACGACCCCGTCGCGCTCGGCGACCGCCGACTCGGCCCGCGTGAGGAAGTCCTCGAACGCGGCGCGCTGGTCACTCATGCTCGCGCCTCGAACACGCCGCGGAGGGTCGGCCAGGCGGCGGCGCGCACGAAGACCGGGATGCGGTCGATCGGCACGTCGGCGCGCACGATCGCGTCGCCCGCGACCGGCTCGCCCGTCCACGCGTCGGCCCACTCGCCCGGCGGGAGCGCCGTCTCGTGCTCGGTCTCGCCCTCGGTCACGACCGGGGAGACGAAGAGGTCCCGACCCAGGAACCACTGCAGCGGGTGAGTCCACGCGGTCTCGAGCGACGGGTGGTCGAAGTACACCGGCCGCATGAGCGGCGCCGACGTGCGGACGCTCTCCGCGGCCTCGGCCGCGAGGTACGGCACGAGCCGCTCGCGCAGGTGCGCGAACGCCCGGAACACCGGGAGCACGCGGTCGTCGCCGGTCTGCTCGGCGAGGTTCCACGGCGTGCGGTCGCGCGACGGCCTCCGGTGGTGGTTGAACTCCGAGTGGTACTGCATGATCGGCACGAACGTCGACGCGGCCGTCGCGCGCAGGTACAGCTCGGCGCTCGGCAGGTCGCCCGAGAACCCCGCGAGGTCCCAGCCCCAGTAGAGGATGCCGCTCGCCGCCGCCGAGAGCCCGGCGAACATCGACCAGCGGAACGCGTCCCACGTCGAGTTCTCGTCGCCGGCCCAGAAGGCGCCATGCGCCTGCGATCCGGTGAAGCCGGCCCGGCTGAAGGTCACGGGCGCCTTGCCCGCCGAACGCAGCAGGTCGCCGTACGCCTTCGCGTACGCCACGGGGAAGCGGTTGTTGCCCTCGCCACCCCGCGTGCCGTCGAGGTACGCGAGCTCGCGACCCCAGGCGTGCTCGCCGCCGTCGGTCTTGAACCCGTCGATGCCGACCTCCTCGACGAGGTAGCGGCGCTTCTCGGTCCACCAGCGGGCCGCGCGCTCGTCGGTGAGGTCGGGCATCGTCGAGAGCGGGAA from Agromyces aurantiacus includes these protein-coding regions:
- a CDS encoding APC family permease, with protein sequence MTHEATTPPAELKSPKHWIIGDPLPTEKLEGQLLPKKLALPIFASDPLSSVAYAPQELVMILLVGGLAFLSFAPWVALAVVVLLVTVVMSYRQLIRAYPSGGGDYEVAHRNLGEKAGLVVASALLVDYVMTVVVSVASGVDNIISALPELAPFRVELAVVFVIILAAVNLRGVSESSKAFAVPTYLFIGSVFVMIVVGLVRTALGDAPVAESAQYAVEAEELTQVAVILLLLRSFASGCSALTGVEAISNGVPAFRAPKIRNAQRTLVAMGAIAITLFAGLTALALISNVHYAEDPCHLIGWEACATEPQLSLMAQVAAATFGGDSVFFYVIQAATALVLLLAANTAFNGFPLLGSVLARDNYAPKSLSTRGDRLIFSNGVLILSLAATVILVVFQANLTVLIQLYIIGVFVSFTLGQTGMVRHWLRELSRLRHPSGSKRPGGRAAMDAETGAKPLSAGAMRRALVINAVGAVMTAVVLVVVTVTKFTHGAWIVFVLMPILFLLMMGVHRYYRDVEKEIEPDATTTFGSEGDHAIVLVGRMQKPVLKALDYAIAAKHDSLEAVHVSLDEAQTKQLKKDWVRQNIHVKLRILSSPYRDLSYPLIQYIKQHREEHGSEVITVYLPQYIVGHWWESLLHNHKARRIRQKLMLVHGVTVSLVPWLLDSSDLVYGRRSRPLPGQDRRGEPVRPVPRRPHQDAVGARRR
- a CDS encoding FAD-dependent oxidoreductase, whose amino-acid sequence is MDPIPDRVKVAVIGAGQAGLSVAYYLRRFELVADEDFVMLDRAPGPGGAWQHRWSSLRLGTAHRVNDLPGMGELGLSFETAERALPAKEVVADYYGRFEEHYDLRVRRPVNVRRVSNDGVDLRIEYEDLSPQPIEELRTRGFFARRRRTFQEPETPSAPRGELRTQFLVNATGTWGSPFVPYYPGMSEFRGRHLHTSDFVSAEDFRDQHVVVVGGGTSAIGFMLELEPVAAGLTWVSRRPIDWLDRQELDLEGASAAVSRQDEAARAGRALPSIVSGTGVPKSRRIAAGIERGLLHARPMFDRIEADRVVWNDGSSARADAIIWATGFRPELRHLAPLRLREKAGGIAVGQGAAWQDPRVFLAGYGPQASTIGASRAGRMIARQIMAMI
- a CDS encoding DUF3073 domain-containing protein; this translates as MGRGRQKAKHTKVARELKYFSPATDYSALERELTASHHDHDDEMSKWAEYADDESYVPDDGSHRS
- a CDS encoding TetR/AcrR family transcriptional regulator — its product is MALPGETRRPRSARGEGEHLRTALLEAAESLLVEPRSAPPLSLREVARLAGVSPSAVYLHFASAQELIAAVVQLQSRRLVAAVLGLEAADGGAVPSVSLADIATGYVEWGLANPGAYQLLFESADRLGNPVGPSEPGWIVIDAAVAALRQAHGSSEADATTTAMRAWAALHGIVSLRIHKGDALWPTSARADALAVAASMG
- a CDS encoding SDR family NAD(P)-dependent oxidoreductase, which encodes MTHAPRLALVTGASSGLGELIAERLAERGADLVLVARRRDRLDALAARLAERHGTRSTVIEADLARPGAAAEVWSRLEGATPDTLVNAAGFATHGAFAAEHPDRIRDEVTVNVTALVELTRAALPAMLADGHGAIVNIASTASFQPVPGMAVYAATKTFVRELTEAIAHEVRGSGVKVIALCPGATRTEFFDVVGNPEAAVGTPAEPAEVVDALLRALDRDRTPSVLVTGFANRLGAALARLAPNRLLMPIAARAVSYEPGSATATALAGRR
- a CDS encoding LLM class flavin-dependent oxidoreductase, encoding MRAALSIGLPGTTDHATLRALAPRLERLGFDRLWLNDVPGGDSLAGLRVVAEVTDRLGLATGVIPLDRRPVEKLDLSGLPAGRTTIGIGSGGARHPLELVSAGLADLRARTTAALAVGALGPRMRRLAARKADAVLLNWLTPTAAQHAMEDLHRDAGDRAGSVRGVLYVRTIVDGAARAALQREADRYGSYSSYAANFARLGVSPIDATIDRGATLAAYDVVDEVVLRAITVEGTLAELERFADEAARWRAAAAPAEE
- the purM gene encoding phosphoribosylformylglycinamidine cyclo-ligase; translated protein: MSANSSYAAAGVDTAAGDLAVELMKDAVAKTHGPNVLGGVGGFAGLYDLSFAKDYRRPLLATSTDGVGTKIAIAQALDVHDTIGQDLVGMVVDDIVVVGATPLFMTDYIACGKVVPARIAAIVTGIARACAETGTALVGGETAEHPGLMGVDDYDVAGAAVGVVEADRALGAERVVDGDVVIAIESSGLHSNGFSLVRHILSNANLRYTDAAADLGTTWGEALLEPTRLYSGPLVQLLGHETLGGAVHSLSHVTGGGIAANLARVLPRGSWVEVDRATWSPQPVFRVLNDLAGTTIESTEGTWNLGIGFFAVVDPASAASVVAELGALGLPAWQVGTVSTAERDLTGFEQGAKGVDGGAVRLVGSYAS
- a CDS encoding zinc-binding alcohol dehydrogenase; translation: MHAGGTPSWVIRENASTAVLLALYLREVLGIASPTELPRLRDVGRVGPDGPRDVDAHDALEKQWREWWAMTVEPETHPSSVPLELVDEYGTAVALPVSGAEALAAAIRPHAEAALAWAEWAHERYRSASAARSGDSYRAYAGSIAEHEREVGRRAHSFELNVEVLPLAASGVWWIGAKTVAVTDSLRADAAAFDDAIHPIIAELA
- a CDS encoding hotdog fold thioesterase; translation: MSIWFGEPSLEWANSRSEHAMIRTLGIEMTELTDDSLKGRMPVDHRTRQPAGVLHGGASVALAETLASWGASFTVDPEQFYCVGMEINANHVRPIADGWVYGEARPITRGRTTQVWDIRITDEQGRLVCVSRCTMAVLATPSQY
- a CDS encoding glutamine amidotransferase, which translates into the protein MKPFVLLATRAEDVPADEEYALFLRGTGLDERDLIRIRLEAGPMPALDLDALSGIFVGGGPFNASDPPERKSAVQHRVEAEFATLLDEVVARDFPFLGACYGVGTVGAHQGAVIDRTYGEPISVVPVTLTDDGAADPLLAGLPRTFNAFVGHKEAISGLPGSATLLGSSPGCPVQAFRVGSNVYATQFHPELDLEGIIVRIHAYASHGYFAPDELELTLAAVRRATVSEPSRMLRSFVELHAR